The Mesoterricola silvestris sequence TTCGCTGGTCATGACGTACACCGGCACGTCGGCCATCTCCAGGATCTCGGTGTCGCCCTGGCCGATGCCGCTGGTCTCCACCAGGACCAGGGAGGCCCCCGTGCGCTTCAGGAGCCCGGCCCCGGCCCGGACCAGGGCCGTGATGTCCCCGGAGGCCGCCACGCTGCGGAAGAACACCCGGTCGCTGGAGGTGGAGCCCATGCGCAGGCGGTCCCCCAGCAGGGCGCCGCCCGAGGCCTTGCGGGTGGGGTCGATGGCCAGCACCGCCACGGTCAGGGTGGGGAAATCCAGGAGGAGCCGGCGCACCAGCTCGTCGGCCAGGGAGCTCTTGCCCGCCCCGCCCGTGCCGGTGAGGCCGATGACGGGCACCCGGGGGGCCTCCCCGCCGGGATCGGCCCCGGCCAGGGCCGCCGAGAGGCGCCGGGACCGCTCCAGCCGCTCCCCTCCGGGGCCCGGGTTCCTGTCCGGGCGCCTGCGGGTGCGCTCCAGGAGATCGGTGATCATGCCCTCGACCCCCAGGTGCATGCCGTCGTCCGGGGTGTAGATCTTCTCCACCCCGGCGGCCTCCAGGGCCCGGGCCTCCTCGGGCAGGATCACCCCGCCCCCGCCGCCGAAGACCTTGATGTGCCCGGCGCCCAGGGCCCGCAGGCTCTCGGCCAGGTAGGTGAAGAACTCCATGTGGCCGCCCTGGTACGAGGACACGCACACGGCGTCGGCATCCTCCTCCACCGCCGCCTTGGCGATCTCCGCCACGCTCCGGTCGTGCCCCAGGTGGATGACCTGGGCCCCCTGGGCCACCAGGAGCCGGCGCACCAGGTTGATGGCCGCATCGTGGCCGTCGAACAGGGCAGCGGCTGTGACGATCCTCGCGGGCTGGGTGGATCCACTCATGTACTCTCCGGAAGGGCGGGTTTTGAGCGAGATGGGTTCTCATTCTCGCTCAGAACCGGACCTGATCTTCCGGAATATTTATGGGCCCATAAGCTGGAACAGGGTCAAGGCGTATAGGCCGCAGTCACTTGCGAGGCATTTCCGGAATCATCCGTCACCGCCAGGGTCCAGGCGCAGGGGGTTCCCACGGCCAGGGACCCGGTGACCCGGTTGGCGGGATCCCCGGGATCCACGGACCAGTCCAGGGAGGTGGTGGTGGGGGGCAGTGCGGGCACCCCCCAGGAAACGCCCGGTCCCGTCAGGCTGAACGCCAGGTGGAAGGCCGGGGGGAAGGTCCCGGTCCAGGCGAAGGCCGGCTGCAGGTCGGCGGAGGACCCGCTCCCGTCCCCGGTGCCCATGGGGGCGTCCAGGGAAGGGAAAAGGTCCAGGACCCCGGTCACCTGGGTGGTGAGGGTCCCGGTGGTCCCATCCTGGTAGGTGGCCAGGATCGTGTAGGTGTCGCCCACGGCGGGGCGGGCGGTGACGGCGGCCTCGTAGGTCAGGACGGAGGAGCCGCCGTTGGTGCCCAGGCTCGCCGGCACGGGGAGGTTGGGGCCCGAGACCACCTGGGCCGAAGCCACGTGGCGGATGCCGTCCTTCAGGGTGAAGGCCAGGGCGTAGGCGTCGGTCCCGCCGGGGCGGGAATGGCGGGTGGCCACCTGGGCGGTGCAGGCGGCGGAGGGCAGGACCGGCGCCAGGCCCGGGAGATCCTGGTCCATGGCCACGGTCTGGGTCCGGACCGCGTCCCCGAAGGAGGGCACCCCGTTGGCGTCCTGGTCCAGGAACGCGATCAGCTGATAGGAACCCGGGCTCGAGGGCGGAATGCCGGAGATGGAAAAGGGCTGGGGGCTCACCGGGGACGGGAGGCGGGTCATCCAGGCCCGGCCCGAGGCCAGGTCCCGCAGCCCCACGACCAGCGGGCCCGTGGGCGGGGTGGCGAAGGATACGGTGCCCGAGGCGCTGAGGAGCCCGGAGGCGGGGCCCACCGGTACGGAGGCGGGCGGGGACCAGGGCGTGGCGGTGGCGGGTCCCACGCCCCGCATGCGCACGTGATAGACCGTGCCGTCCGCCGGGAGCCCGCCCGTGAGGATCAGGAGGTGGCCGGCGGAGGGGGACAGGCGCCGGGTTCCCGAGAGCGTGGCGAATTCGGGGTCGGTGCTCCAGTCCACCTGGTAGAACTGGGGCTGCTCCACCCCGGCGGAGGTGACCGGCGCGTAGTCCAGGACGATGCCCGAATCCATCCCGCTCGCGGTGAAGGCGGGAGCCGGAAGGAGGGAGAGGTCCGGCGCGCCCGCCGCCAGGGCCAGGACGAGACCCGCCACGTCCCCGCCGCGGACCGTGACGGGGGCGGCCAGGGTCCCGGCGGGATCGTGGGCGTTGGGTACCCCCTTGTCGTAGAGATCCGTGCGCCCCGTCAGGGTGTAGGTGCCCGGCGGCACCCCCCGGAAGGTGAAGCCGCTTCCTCCGCCCAGGTCCAGATGGGCCGCGCCCTGGGGGGTTCCGCCCCCGGCGGGCTGGAGGCTCAGGTACGTGGTGCCGGCCCCCGCCCCGGTGAGGGTGCCGGAAACGGTGTAGCCCAGGACGGCCGTGAAGCTGGCCTTCCCGTCGTCGGGCACGGTGAGGGTGTGGGAGGCGGGGGAGATGACCGCGGAGAAGGCGGGTATGGAGGGGGTGAGGACGTAGGTGCCGGGGAGCACCCCCGCGAAGGCGAAGGCGCCGAAGGCGTCGTTGGTGGCGGTGCGCACCGGGCTGGTGCCCAGGGTGAGGATGGCGCCCGCCACCGGCTCCCCCCCGGCGGTCACGGTGCCGCCGACGGTGTATCCCGCGGTCACGGCCACCTTGGCCTTCAGGCTTTCGGTGGATCCCGCGGCGTTGCTGACGGTGACGGAATAGGAACCGGCGTCCCCGACCGCGGCCTGGGCCACGGCGAAGGTGGGGGCGGTGGCGCCGGGGATGGGGTCGCCGTCCTTGTTCCATTGGTAGGTGAGGGCCTCGGGCACGCCCACCGCTTCCACCGTGAGGCTGAAGGCCGATCCGGCCAGGAGGCTCACCCCCCGGGGCTGGGCCGTGATGACCGGGGCGCCCGAGACGTTCAGGATCGCCTTGTCGCTCCAGAGGGAGACGTCCGCGCAGGTGACCTCCACCTGGTACACATCGCCGTTCATGGCCACGGTGGTGACGGGCACGGACCAGGTGGCCTCGTTGGCCCCGGCCAGGGCGATACCGTTTCGGAACCACTGGAATACGACGGGGTTGCCCTTGGCCTCCACCTTGAACTCCACCGGGTCGGGGGCCTTGACGCCGCGGGAGGCCGGCTGGACCGCGATCACCGGGCCGTAGGCCACCGTGAGGATCGCGGGGTTGCTGGTGGCCGACCCGGAGGGACTGGTCACTTTCACGGTGTAGGAGCCTCCGGTGAGGTCCGGGGAGACCGCGGGGACGGAGCACGTGGGGCCGGTGACCCCCTCCAGGGTGGAGCCGTTCCTGGACCACTCGTAGGTGAGGCCGCCGAGCCCCGCCGCGGCCACCGAGAAGGTGCCGGTGTCCCCCAGCCTCACGGTGGCGCTGGCGGGCTGGGTGGTGATCACCGGGGGGCCGGTGACGGTGAGGGCGGCCCCCGCGCTGGTGGCGGATCCCAGGCTGTTGGTGGCGGTCAGGGTGTAGACCTGGCCGGTCATGGACGAATCGGTGCCGGCGGTGGTGAAGGCGTTGGAGGTGGCCCCCGGAATGGGCACGCCATTGAGGGCCCACTGGTAGGTGGGCGCGGGGTCCCCCGAGGCGGTGGCATAGAAGGTGGCGGAGGCCGGGGCCTTGACGGCCTGGTCCTGGGGCTGGGAGGTGACGAGGGGTGCCAGGGAGGACGTCTCCGCGCCGGAGCGGCCTCCACCGCAGTGGACCAGGCTTCCCAGGAGGAGGGCGCAGGGAAGGCCCACGGTCAACTTGATATTCATTGGTTCCTCCCGGGCCGGCCGCAATGGGAGCCCCGTGGGTGTTTGGGAAAGTCGTGCTATGAGCAATATTTAAAAATTGATGTCCTCGATGGACGCGGTTCCGTGAGGCAATTTGGGTTAACTGCAGCCTAAGACAATATAAAATTTTAATTTATTTTGAAGTCTGGACCCCGTCCCATACTGGAGCCCACCCCCCGGAGTTCCCATGGACTTCCCCCTCGGTCCGCGCTTCCAGATGGCCATGGCCTTCGCCGCCCGGGTGCACACTGGGCAGTTCCGCAAGGGGACCACCGTCCCCTACCTCTCCCACGTGCTGGCGGTGACGGCGACGGCCCTGGAGAACGGGGCGGGGGAGGACGTGGCCATCGCGAGCCTGCTCCACGATGCCGTGGAGGACGGCGGGGGCCTGCCGGTGCTGGAGGAGATCCGGGCCCGGTTCGGACCCGCCGTGGCCGACCTGGTCCTGGAATGCACCGACGCCCTCTCCGTGCCCAAGCCTCCCTGGAGGCAGCGCAAGGAGGCCTACCTGGCCCACCTGGCCGAGGCCAGCGACGGGGCCCGGCTCATCGTCCTGGGCGACAAGCTCCACAACTGCCGGTCCCTGGTGCGGGACCTGCGCGCCTGCGGGCCGGCCCTGTGGGCGCGGTTCAACGCGGGGCCCGGGGAGACCGTGTGGTACTACCGCAGCGTGGTGGACATCCTGGCGCGCCGGGGCCGGACCCCCCTGCTGGAGGAACTGGACGCGGCGGTGGAGGAACTGGAGCGGGCTATTCCTGGCGCTTGAGCCAGGCGTTGTAGGCGTACATGCTCGCCGCGCTGCAGAGGCCGATGGCCGTGAGGATCACCCAGCCCGTGGCCGCGGCCCTGGGGTCCAGCTTCAGCAGGCCGCTGGGGAGCTTCGTGGCGCCCTTGCACATCACGGCGTTGAAGAGCCAGGCCCCCGCGGGGCCGCCGATGAGGGAGCCCACGGCCATGGGGATGTTGGCGTAGCCCAGGAAGAGGCCCTCCTGGCCCTTGGGGGCGAGGGAGCCGATGTACTCGTAGAGGCGGGAGGACGCGAACAGTTCGCCGAAGGCGATGAGCGCCACCGTCAGCACGATGAACAGCGAGCCCATGGGCAGCAGGTCCCACACCCGCGGGGAGACCCCGCCCCCCAGGTACAGCGGGGCGATGTTGATGAGCATGGAGAAGCCGATGATCACCGTGCCCACCACGATGGACTTGATGGGGGGCAGCTTGCCGAAGGCCAGGGTGATCAGCAGCTGGCAGGTGACGATGACGAAGGGGTTGGCCATGGTGTAGAGGTCCATGGCCGGCGTCAGCTCCACGGTGCGCTTCACGTAGAGGGGCAGGAGGTTGTACACCTGGTTGTAGATGAAGTAGA is a genomic window containing:
- a CDS encoding HD domain-containing protein, coding for MDFPLGPRFQMAMAFAARVHTGQFRKGTTVPYLSHVLAVTATALENGAGEDVAIASLLHDAVEDGGGLPVLEEIRARFGPAVADLVLECTDALSVPKPPWRQRKEAYLAHLAEASDGARLIVLGDKLHNCRSLVRDLRACGPALWARFNAGPGETVWYYRSVVDILARRGRTPLLEELDAAVEELERAIPGA
- a CDS encoding immunoglobulin domain-containing protein, encoding MNIKLTVGLPCALLLGSLVHCGGGRSGAETSSLAPLVTSQPQDQAVKAPASATFYATASGDPAPTYQWALNGVPIPGATSNAFTTAGTDSSMTGQVYTLTATNSLGSATSAGAALTVTGPPVITTQPASATVRLGDTGTFSVAAAGLGGLTYEWSRNGSTLEGVTGPTCSVPAVSPDLTGGSYTVKVTSPSGSATSNPAILTVAYGPVIAVQPASRGVKAPDPVEFKVEAKGNPVVFQWFRNGIALAGANEATWSVPVTTVAMNGDVYQVEVTCADVSLWSDKAILNVSGAPVITAQPRGVSLLAGSAFSLTVEAVGVPEALTYQWNKDGDPIPGATAPTFAVAQAAVGDAGSYSVTVSNAAGSTESLKAKVAVTAGYTVGGTVTAGGEPVAGAILTLGTSPVRTATNDAFGAFAFAGVLPGTYVLTPSIPAFSAVISPASHTLTVPDDGKASFTAVLGYTVSGTLTGAGAGTTYLSLQPAGGGTPQGAAHLDLGGGSGFTFRGVPPGTYTLTGRTDLYDKGVPNAHDPAGTLAAPVTVRGGDVAGLVLALAAGAPDLSLLPAPAFTASGMDSGIVLDYAPVTSAGVEQPQFYQVDWSTDPEFATLSGTRRLSPSAGHLLILTGGLPADGTVYHVRMRGVGPATATPWSPPASVPVGPASGLLSASGTVSFATPPTGPLVVGLRDLASGRAWMTRLPSPVSPQPFSISGIPPSSPGSYQLIAFLDQDANGVPSFGDAVRTQTVAMDQDLPGLAPVLPSAACTAQVATRHSRPGGTDAYALAFTLKDGIRHVASAQVVSGPNLPVPASLGTNGGSSVLTYEAAVTARPAVGDTYTILATYQDGTTGTLTTQVTGVLDLFPSLDAPMGTGDGSGSSADLQPAFAWTGTFPPAFHLAFSLTGPGVSWGVPALPPTTTSLDWSVDPGDPANRVTGSLAVGTPCAWTLAVTDDSGNASQVTAAYTP